The Bradyrhizobium sp. CCBAU 051011 DNA segment CGGCGAGCGGCTTTTCGCCTTCCTCGATATAGCGCGTGATGTTTTCCAGCATCACGATGGCGTCGTCGACCACGAAGCCGACCGCAATCGTGAGCGCCATCAGCGAGAGGTTGTCGAGCGTATAGCCGAACACCCACATCAACGCGCAGGCGCCGAGCAGCGCCAGCGGCACCGTGACCGTCGGGATCACCGTGGCCCAGAAGCTGCGCAGGAAGATGAAGATCACCATCACGACCAGCGCAATGGTCAGGAGCAGGGTGAACTGTACGTCCTCCACCGCGGCGCGGATGGTCTGGGTGCGGTCGCTGATCACCTCGATCTTGATCGCCGGCGGAATGGCTGCCACCAGCCGCGGCAGCGTCGCCTTGATCTTGTCGACGGTCTCGATGACGTTGGCGCCGGGCTGCTTGAAAATCACCAGGAACACGCCGCGCTTGCCGTTGGCCCAGGCCGCCTGTTTGGCGTCTTCCGGCCCGGTGACGGCCTGGCCGATATCGCGGATCCGCAACGGCCCGCCGTTGCGGTAGGCAATGATGACGTCGTTCCAGTCCTTCGAGTCTGGCAATTGGTCGTTGGCGTAGATGGTGTAGGCGCGATGCTCGCCGTCGATATTGCCCTTGGGGCTGTCGACGGTCGTGATCGCGATCTGGCTGCGCACGTCCTCCAGCGAGAGGCCCTTGGCGACGAGTTTGGCCGGGTCGATCTGGATGCGGATCGCCGGTTTCTGCTGGCCGCCGATGATGACCTGGGCAACACCCGAGATCTGGCTGATCTGCTGCGCAAGCTGGGCGTCGACGGCATCGCTCACGGTCGTCAGCGGCAGCGTGTCCGAGGTCGCGGACAAGAGCAGGATCGGCGAGTCGGCCGGGTTGACCTTGCGATAGGTCGGCGGCGAGGGGAGGCTCTTCGGCAACTGGCCGCTGGCGGCGTTGATTGCGGCCTGCACGTCGTTGGCGGCTGCGTCGATCGGGCGGTTCAGATCGAACTGGATCGTGATCGCCGCCGTGCCGAGATAGCTGGTCGAGGTCATCTGCGCGACGCCGGGAATCTGCGCGAGCTGACGTTCCAGCGGCTGCGCCACGGATGACGCCATGGTTTCCGGGCTGCCGCCGGGTAGCGACGCGGAAACCTGAATGGTCGGAAAATCGACCTGCGGCAGCGGCGCAACCGGCAGCAGCGGATAGGCCACCAGGCCGATGAACATGATGCCAGCCATCATCAGCGAGGTGCCGATGGGATAGCGAATGAAGGGCGCGGAGATTCCCTCGCTCATTCGCCGGGAACCTTCGCCTGATCCGAACTGGCGACTGCCGTCGTCACCAGCGTGCCCGGCTGAACCTTGAACTGGCCCGCCGCGATTACCTGCTCGCCGGGCGAAAGCCCGTCATCGACCACGGAGCGGCCGTCGATCGAGCGCATCACCTTGATCTTACGGAGTTCGGCCTTGTTCTCCTTGTTGACCAGATAGGCGTAAAGACCATCGGGTCCATGCTGAACGGCGTCGTCGGGAATCACGGTGGCGTCCTTCAGCGTCGCAATGAGCAGCCGGGTCGAGACCGACTGGCCCGGCCACAGCGCGTGATCCTTGTTGTCGAACACGGCCTTGAGCCGGACGGTTCCGCTCGACGTGTCGACCTGGTTGTTGATGAGCGCGAGCGTGCCGGTGGAGAGCACGCGTTTGCCGTCGGTGGAGAGCGCGATCGTCTTGGGAGGGGAAGCCGCGAGCGCGGCCTTGATATCCGGCAACTGGTCTTCCGGCGCGGTGAAGATCACGGCGATCGGCTCGATCTGGGCGATGGTCACGATGCCGGTCTGCGTCGCGGCATTGACGATGTTGCCGACGTCGACCTGACGCAGCCCGACGACGCCGGAGATCGGGGCCTTGACGGTGGCGTAATCGAGCTGGGTCTGCGCGGTCTCGATCATCGCTGCATCAGCTTGGATCTGCGCGGTGAGCTGCGCGACCGTGGAGCGCTGCGTGTCGGTCTGTTGCCGGGTCGCGAATTCGCCGAGCTTGGTATAGCGCTGCAGGTCGAGGCTGGCGTTGGCGAGGTTGGCTTCGTCCTGCGCCTTCTTGGCCTTGGCCTGATCGAGCGCAGACTGGAAAGGCCGCGGATCGATCTCGACCAGCGTGTCGCCTTCCCGAACGACCTGTCCTTCCTGAAAAGCGATCCGGTTGATCTGGCCGTCAACGCGAGTGCGGACGACGACGGTGTTGAATCCCTGCACGGTGCCGAGACCGGTCAGATAGACCGGAAAATCGGCCTTTTCGACCGTGGCAATCCGCACCGGAACGGCGGCACGGGCGGGCGCGGCCTTCTGCGCTTCAGCTTGCGCCGGATGGTCTCCACTCTGGAATCGCTGCCAGCCGAGGTAGCCCAGCGCGGCGATCGCTACGATCAGCAAAGCCCAACGGATGGTGCGCGACCTCGACATGATTCATCGATTTCCGGAAGTTCCCCAAGTCCTCCGATATAACGTTCGCGCGTTCGCCCTGTACAAACACTAAGGCTTGAGAATCCTAAACAATAGGAAAGGTTGGCCGCCGCGGTGGGCGGCTCGCTGCGTCGCGTACTTCGGCGTGAGTTGCGCACAGGGATGACGTCCGGATTCTGATTGTGGGACTGATTGCGCGTGTTGCAATCGCCCCATCCCCTGCGCTTCCTCACCGGCCCTCAAAGCTGTCGTGAGGGCATCAGCATTGCCGCCATGGATCGACGGTCGGCGAACCGTTCCGCTGATGAAACCACCGGCACGGTTTGGTTGGTGAAAGCTGGACGAACAATCAGCGCCTGACTTTCCAGGATTTCCCGGCGGTCTTTAGAATGCTTGTAAGGGAGGTTAACAGGAACCGGAACGCAAAACTGTTGGTCACCAAACCTGACAAACGAGCTCGGCTACGATGTGCTCTGACCGGAGCGCGACGCCATTCGTGTTCCTGGCGCCTGGACGAAGCGTGAGCATGGTGCTCTCGGGCACGGTTCTAGACAAATTCTAAGGGGCAGTTGGAATGCTGGTCCGCATCGCCAACGTACCGAGCGACTGATGTGGTGGACTTCCGCCGCATCATGGTCGCGGCCGTGTGGAAGATGGCCGCTCCACCGCAGGCGCGGAGCGCCTACGCGCGGCCGTCGAGGGCTAACGACGCCGATCGCCAGTCCAGAATTCATCTCGGCGGCGACCCCGGCTGCATTTCGTCCCGCCGCTGTTTAACCGCTACGCGGCCTCAGACGGCCACCAATTCGGCCTTCATGTCGACAACGCGGTGAGGGGAGATCGCCTCACGGGATTGCAGATCCGGACCCACCTTTCAGTGACGCAGTGCCCGTCGGAACCGGACGAATACGACGGTAGCGAAGTGATAGTGGAGGACCTCTATGACTTACATGAAATCAAGCTCGGGGCCTGGGGCCTCATGCATTATCCTGCGTCTAGGTCGCATCTGGTTACGCCGGTCGCACGAGGTATGCATGTAGCGTCTTTTTTCTGGCTGCAGAGCATGGTACGGGATGGCCACGCCCGCAGCCTCGTCTTCGATCTCGATATCGCGATCCAGGCCCTGGTAGAGCGGCTCGGGCGAGACGACCCTGAAACGGTCAAATTGACCAATCGCAACCTGATCCGCTACTGGGCCGAAGAATGAACAAGATGACTCTTTCTCGCGTGACGACATTGGTGATGATCTCGGCGCTGGCGATGCTGTCGCTGGCGGTGCCGTCGTCCGCCCAGCAGGGCATGGCCCCTCCTGTAGCGCCAACGGCCCAGCAGGCGCCCGCCGTATCGCAATCGCAGCCTCCGGCCGCGCTGCCCCAGGCAGCGGCTCCGCAGGCCGCGCCTTCGGACGCGGCTGCGACGCCGGCCGAGCGCGAGGGTAAATTGCTGAAGGCGGCGGCCGCGGAGCTCAAGGAATTGTCGCCTTGGTCGATGTTCAAGTCGGCCGACGTGGTGGTCAAGGCGGTCATGATCGGCCTTGCCTTTGCTTCGCTGGTGACCTGGACCATCTTCATCGCCAAGATGCTTGAGCTGACCGTGGTTCAGCGCAAGGTGCGCTCGGCGCTGGCCAAGATCGCGGACGCGCGGTCGCTGGCGGAAGCGCAATTCGCGCTCGGCGCCAGGGGCAGCGTGCTGGCGTCCTTCCTTGCGGCAGCAATGCGCGAGGCGCGGCTGTCGGCGGGCATATCGAGCGATGCCGGCATCAAGGAGCGCGCCGCATCGAGCTTTGCCGAAATCGTGCGCGCCGAAGCGCGGCGTATCAGGCTCGGCATGGGCCTTCTGGCAACCATCGGCGCGACATCGCCCTTCGTCGGCCTGTTCGGCACCGTCTGGGGCATCATGAACAGCTTCATCGGTATTTCGAAATCGCAGACCACGAACCTCGCCGTGGTGGCGCCCGGCATCGCCGAGGCGCTGCTCGCGACCGCCATCGGATTGGTTGCTGCAATCCCCGCCGTTATCATCTACAATCACTTTTCTCGCGTGACCAAAGGCTACATGGAGTTGGTCAGCCGCGCATCGGGCGCTGCGGCGCGGCTGTTGTCGCGCGATCTTGACCGCACCCATGTCAGTTCGCATTCCCGTACGGCGGCGGAGTAGGCGATGGGCGCCTCAATCGCAGAACATGACCACGATGACGACAGCGATTTTGCGGAATCGCATGAGATCAATGTCACGCCCTTTATCGACGTCATTCTCGTTCTCCTGATCATCTTCATGGTCGCGGCGCCGCTGTCCACCGTCGACCTGCCGATCGATCTGCCGACATCGACCGCAACTCCGCAGAAGAAGCCGGACAAGCCGACTTATGTCAGCATTAAGCCGGACCTCTCGATTGCGATCGGGGAGGATTTGGTCAAGCGGATCGATCTGGTGCGCTCGTTAGATGCGATGCCGGACAGCAAGGATCGTCATATCTTCATTCGCGCCGATCGCGCGGTACCCTACGGGGAGTTGATGGTCGTGTTGGAGATACTGCGCTCCGGCGGCTACTCGAAAATCAAACTGGTGGCGCTGGAAGGCGTTCCTGATGCGGCGGCGGCGCAGGCAGCGCCGGCAGCGCCTTGATCGGCCTTGACGAACATAAGCCATCCCGGCGGCTCTGGATTTTTGCCGCCGTGACGGCACTTGCGCTTCATGCCGGGGGAGCGGCGCTGGCCATCGCGCATTTGCAAGCTGAAGTAGACGCCGACGATGCCGTAGGTGCGTCGGCGATCGAGGTTGGAGTTGAACTTGCATCGGCCAACCGTGAAGACATCAACCTGCCTCCCGGTCCGGATACCGAGGCTGCCGTAGCATCGCCGCAACTCGCCGAACAAGAGGCCGAGGTTAAGGACACCGAACTGCCGCAGGACAAGCCGACCGACGTCGATGATGCGGACCGCGCGGTGACACCGAACAAATCGGAAAAGCCGAAGGAGGAGGATACGAAGCTTGCAGCGGTGCAGACGCAAGCTTCGCCGGAATCAGCGGCGCAAGAGGCAATGGCAACGCCTAACCTTGACGGGCGTCGTGAAGACACGGCCAAGGCGCCGAAATTGGGCATCGGCAAGAGCGTCGAGCTCGCGAAAGTGGCGTGGGAAAAGAAGGTTGTTGCTCATTTCAAGAAGTTCCTGATGTTTCCGGACGGCGCAAAGGTGAAAGGCGCGGCGTTGAAGCTCGAGCTTGAGTTTGACCGCACGGGTCACGTTCTTTCAGTTAGCGTCGCCGAAGGTTCTGGTCTGAGCGCTTATGACGAAGCTGCTCTGAAAATGGTCCGACGGGCGGATCCTGTACCGAAGCCGCCGCCGTTGGTCGCAGATCTAGGGTTGACTCGCACTTTGCCTGTCACGTTCAAGGACGCAAAATAAGTCGATAGTTCTGCTTTGCCAGTGATGTCGGGCATGATCGCCGACGAAGGTCTGACCTTCACCCCGCCGGTGATCTTCCGTGTCAAGAACAAGAGATGACGCCGCGCATTCTCTCCATCGTGCTAGATCGGATAATGCTGCGGTCCGGTCTCGATCGTGATCCAGCGCAATTCCGTGAATTCGGCGATGCCGGCCTTGCCGCCGAAGCGGCCGTAGCCTGACGCCTTGACGCCGCCGAACGGCATCTGCGCCTCGTCATGAACGGTCGGACCGTTGACATGGCAGATGCCGGAGTCGATCCGCTTGGCGACCTCGAATGCGCGGGCGATGTCGCGGCCGAACACGGCGGCCGACAGGCCATACTCGGTGTCGTTGGCGACGCGAACGGCTTCGTCCACGCCGTTGACGCGCACGACAGAGACCACCGGACCGAACGACTCCTCGCCATAGATGCGCATCGACGAGTTGACGCCGTCGATCACGGTCGCCGACATCAGCGTGCCCTCGCTGCGTCCGCCGGCAACGACCTTGGCGCCCTTGCTGACGGCGTCGTTGATCAAGGCCTGGATGCGGGCCGCCGCATCGGTGCCGATCAGCGATCCCAGCGGCGCATTGCCCTTGCGCGGATCGGCCGCGACCAGCGATCCGGCTTTCGCCGCGAGCCTGGTCACGAATGCGTCGGCGATCTTCTCGTCGACGACGAGGCGCTCCGTCGACATGCAGATCTGGCCCTGGTTCATGAAGGCGCCGAAGGCTGCGGCGGCTACCGCTGCGTCGATATCGGCATCGTCGAGCACGATCATCGGCGCCTTGCCGCCGAGTTCGAGTAGCGCCGGCTTCAGATACTTCGCCGCCACCTGCGCGATGATGCGGCCGACGCGGGTCGAGCCGGTGAAATTGACGCGGCGCACGGCGGGATGGCCGATCAGCATTTCGATCAGGGCAGGGGCATCTTCCGGCGCGTTGGTGATGACGTTGAGCACGCCCGGCGGCAGGCCGGCGTCGCGCAGGCATTCGGCGATCAGCCGGTGGGTGCCCGGGCAGATCTCGGAGGCCTTCAGCACCACGGTGTTGCCGCAGGCCAGCGGCAGCGCAATGGCGCGCACGCCGAGAATGACCGGTGCGTTCCACGGCGCCATGCTCAGCACCACGCCCGCCGGCTGGCGCACGGCCATGGCGATGCAGCCCGGCTTGTCCGAGGGAATGACCTCGCCCGCAATCTGCGTGGTCATGGCGGCGGCTTCGCGCAACATGCCGGCGGCAAGGTGGACGTTGAAGCCGGCCCAGCCCGCGGTCGCGCCGGTTTCTGCTGCCATCAGCTCGATGAACTGCGGCGCCTTCGACGCCAGCAGATCGGCAGCCTTCAGCAGGATCGCGCGCCTTGCGTTCGGGCCGGTGGCGGACCATGCGGGGAAAGCGGCCGCGGCGGTGTCGGCCGCGCGCTTCGCATCCGCGATCTGGGCTGCCGCAGCGCGGCTTGCGACATCACCCGTGACGGGGTTGAGCCGATCGAACGTCGCGCCGTTTGACGCCGGGACATCCTTGCTCTCGAGCAGCAGCGTGATTTCGTGCATGACATTCTCCTTCGGGCGGTGGCGTTACGATGACGGTGTGGCGGTGGCCGGCGGCACGCCGCCGAGATAGGCCCGCTGGACGGCGGGATCGGACTTCAGATGATCGGCGCTGCCGTGGCCGACGATGATGCCGTTTTCGAGCACATAGCCGCGGTCGGCGATCCGCAAGCTTTCCTGCGCGTTCTGCTCGACGAGCAGCAATCCGACGCCGGCCTCGCGTACCCGCAGCAGGGTGGCGAACAATTCCTGCACCATGGCAGGCGAGAGACCGAGCGACGGCTCGTCGAGCAGCAGAATATCCGGATTGGACATCAGGGCGCGGCCGATCGCGAGCATCTGCTGCTCGCCGCCGCTCATGGTGCGCGCGATCTGGGCGGCGCGTTCGCGCAGGCGCGGAAACAGCGAAAACACCTGCTCGCGCCGCGCCGCTTCGCCCTCGCGAGCGCGCTTTGGATTGGCGCCGAGCAGGAGGTTTTCCTTCACCGTCAGATCGCCGAAGATGCCGCGGCCCTCGGGCACCAGCGCCAGTCCGCTTTCGACGATGTCGTGCGGGGGAAGCACGGATATGTTACGGCCGCCGAGGCTCACCTGCTTGCCGGGCAGCGTACGCACAACGCCTGCGATGGCTTTCAGGAGCGAGGTTTTGCCGGCGCCATTGGCGCCGAGGATCGTGACGATCTCGCCGCTGTTGACATGGAGCGCGACGCCGTCGAGCGCGCGGTGCAGGCCATAGGCGAGGCTGAGATTTTTGACCTCAAGCATCCGCAGCCACTCCGCCGAGGTAGGCCTTGACGACCGCGGCATCGCTCAACACGTCCGCGGTGGCACCCTCGGCAATCTTGCGTCCGCTGCTCATGACGATGCAGCGGTCGCACAGGGCGCGCACCGCAGCCATCACATGCTCGACCAGCACGATGGTGATCCCTTCCGCCTTCAACGACCGGATCAGATCGATGCCGATTGCCAGCTCGGAGGGATTGAGGCCGGCGAGCCATTCGTCTAGCAGCAGCAATCGCGGCTTCGCGGCGAGGGCGCGCGCGAGTTCCAGGCGCTTGCGGTCGATATAGGTGAGGTCGGCCGCGGGCCGCCGGCCGTGCCCGGCAAGGCCGACGCGATCGAGCAGCGTATCGATCCGAAGCTCGGCTTCGGCGGCGGGCAGATGGGGTCTCTGGAACGCCAGCCCTGCCTTGATGTTCTCGTGGCAGTCCATGCCATCGAGCACGCGGACGAGCTGGAATGTCCGGGCAAGGCCAAGCCGCGCGATCCGGTACGACGCAAGGCCCGCGATGTTCTGGCCCATCAGGCGGATGGTGCCGGCATCGGGACGCAACACGCCCGATATCAGATTGAGCGCTGTCGTCTTGCCCGACCCGTTGGGACCGAGCAGGCCCATGATCTCGCCTTGTCCGACCGAAAAGCCGAGATCGTTCACCGCGACCAGCCCGCCGAACGCGCGCCGCAGGCCGTCGATTTCGAGCACGGTCGTTTGGGTGCCCTGGCTCATGCGGCTACCCGTTGCGTGGTTTTGCCGGCAGACGTCGTCGACAGCTTCTCGAACAATCCGGCCACGCCCCGCGGCAGCATGTAGACGATCAACAGGAAGATGCAGCCGAGGATGATCGTGAACGTGTTGGGAAAGCGCGCGCTCAACAGTTCGAACAGCAGCGTCAGCGGCACGGCGCCGAGCACCGGCCCCCACAGCCGGTGCGCGCCGCCGAGCAGCGCCATGATCAGCACCTGAAACGAGATCATCGAATTGAAGGCGATCGACGGCTCGATATAGGTCCAGCGCGGCGCCATGATCGCGCCGACCAGCGTCATGACCGTGGCGCTGATCGTGAACAGGGCGACTTTTGCGAAGGTGGTATTGATCCCGCAATGCTTTGCGACGGTCTCGTCCTCGCCGATCACGCGCAGCGCAAAGCCTAAGCGCGAGCGCGCGATCAGCCAGCCCAGCAGGAACACCGCGGCGGTCAGCACCAGCAACTGCCAGTAAATATCGGCCTGGGTGATGTTGACGAAGACATAGCGTCCGAGCACGCGCGACTTGTTGACCTCGAACCAGACCACGAGCTGGCGGATCAGCTCGGTGAGACCAAAGGTAAAGATGACGAAGTAGACGCCGCTCAGGCGCAGCGTCGACAGCCCGACGATGGCGGCGACAATGGCGCCGAGCGCCGCGGCGGTCAGCAGCACCAGCGGCCAGGGCAGGATTTCGCCGAGCACCGCGACGGTATAAGCCCCGACGCCAAAGAAGGCGGTCGTGGCCAGCGAGACATAGCGGGTGGGCCCTGAGAACATACCCCAGGCCGTCGCCAGCACGGTGTATTGCAGCAGGCTGATGGCAAGCGCGAGATAGTAGGCGTTGCCGAGACGGGGGACGAAGGCCAGCAGCGCGATTGCTGCCAGCGAAAGGAAGCCGAAGCCAGCGATACGCGCGCTCATCGCGTCGCCCTGCCAAACAGGCCGGCCGGCTTCACCAGCAGCACGGCGAGAAACAGCGCGAAATTCACCGCAAGCGTAAGCCCGGGATCGACATAGGAGGCAACCAGCGCCTCGCTGAGGCCAAGCGCCAGCCCCGCGATCAGGCAGCCCAGCATGTTGCCGACGCCGCCCATCACCACGACGATCAACGCTTTCATGGTGAAGACCACGCCGGATGATGCGCTGAAGGTGAGGAATGTGCTGACCAGCACGCCGGCCGCGGCGACCAGCGCGCCGCCGAGCGCAAAGGTCAGGGCGGACGCCTGCGGCACATTGATGGCGACAAGCTGGGCCGCGAAGGGATCGACGGCAACCGCGCGTATCGCCGTGCCGGCGCGGGTGCGTGTCAGCGCGGCATAGAGCGCGAGCCCAAGCACGATGGTGATGCCAAGCGCGGTGAGGCGGTTGGCGGCGACCGTCTCACCGAGAAACTGCACCGGGAAGGCCAGGAACGAATAGCTGTAATAGGCTCCGCCGAACAGTGCCAGCATCGAGCCCTGAATGACGAAGGTGAGCCCGAAGGTAGCGAGAATGCTGTCGACCTCGAGCGCGTCGCGGTTCGGCGCGCGGCGCACCAGCGGGGTCAGCAGTATCTTGTAGATCGCAAAATTGAGCACGAAGGCGAGGGGAACGACCAGCGCCAGTCCGACAAAGGGACTGACGGCCCAGCCCGTGAACAGCCAGTGCGATGCAAAGGCGGCGGCGATCAGGAACTCGCCGTAGGATAGGTTCATGATGCGCGCAACGCCGTACTGGAGCGTGAGCCCCATGGCGATGAGCGCATACATGCCGCCCAGCATCAGGCCGGTCAGAATGGCGTTGGTCATGGCTTGGCCGGCCGCCTCGCTGTCTTGAACGTTACGGCGCCACCCACGCCGGCTTCGGCACGATCGCTTTGCGCGCGCCTTCGTTGCCGGCCGGCGCGATGCCGTAGAACTCGCCATCCTGCCACTGGCCGACCCACCAGTAGCGCGTCGGCATGTTGTTCTCGAGCTTGACCTTGCCGATCACGGTGTCGAATGAGCCGGTCTGCAGATCCTTGATGACAGCGGCGCGGTCGACCTTGCCGACGCGTTCGATCGCCTGCTGCAGCATCTGCAGGCTCGCATAAGTCACCGCGCTCGCCCAGCGGTCCGGCTCGGCGCCGTTGGCGGCGGAGGCCTTGTGGCGAGCGAGGTAGTCCTTGATCGCCGGACTGTCGCCGCTCCAGCCGCCGATGCCCATCACGCCTTCGGTGTTCTTGCCGAACTTTTGCTTGTAGAGCGGGAAGGCGGTGCCGACGCCGGTATAGAACACTTTTGGATTGAGGCCTGCGATGCGCGATTGCTCGGTCAGCGCCAGCGTATCCGGCGGGTAGCTGAAGGCGATGAAGACATCGGGATTGAGCGCCTTGATCTCGTTGACGATCGGCGCCAGGTCTTGCGTGCCGATCGGATAGGTCTTGTCGTAGGCGAGTTTGAACTTCGCATTGGTGAGCGCCGGCCGCGCCGCCCCGGACAGATCGATGCCAAAACCGTCGGCGATGCTGACCATCGCCACCGTGTCGCCGATCTTCTTTTCGTCACGCAATTTGTTCAAGAGTTCGACCAGCGATTTGGCGGCATCCGCTGACGTGCCGAGCAGCCAGAAACTGTTGGGCCAGCGCTTGGCGAGTTCCGGCGCGCGATCGGTCACGGCGGTTGCGGCGAGGTGCGGATAACCTTCGCGGTTCAGCGTCGGTCCAACAGCCAGATTAAGGCCGGTGCCCCAGGGCGGCAGAATGAAATCGACCTTGTCCTGGTTGATCAACCGCTCGAGCGCGCGCACGGCCTCTTCGGCGTTGGAGCGGTCGTCATATTGCACCACCTCGATCGGGACGCGCTTGTCGCCGAGCTTGATACCACCGGCGGCATTCACTTCCTTCACCCACAATTCGTAGTTGGGAATGGTGGTGACGGCGGCGCCGCCGGTATTGGGGCCGGTGCGCGAGATCGCGTAGCCGATCTTGATCGAGGTTTGCGCTTCGGCGATGGCGGCGAGGCCGATGGTGGCGGCGCAAGTTGCGGCCGCCAGCAAGGCGGCACGGCGCGTCAAAAATGTCGTCATGTTCTCCTCCCGGGTGATGCGACCGGCGCCATTGAACTGGCGCTCATGATCGTCCTGACGTTAGGGGACGTTCCGGGAGGCTTGGAATTGGACGAAGCCGGGGAAAGATTGTACTTTTCTGGCAAACGCCCCGGTTCACTGGCGGCGGATTGTCTCAGGAGGCGGGGGCATGTCGGTATCACCAGGACTGAATGGACTGCCGGTCGGCATCGCACTGGCGGTGCGTGCGGAGGCATTTTCGGCGGCGCTGGCGGCCAGATCTTGGGTGATCCGCCAGAGGTCCGAGCGGCGGGCGCATCTGTTGCTGCTGCAATCGGATTGTGGCCGTGCATCCTGGCACGGGACCAGTGTTGCGATGGAAGCGCCGACGCTGCTTTGGCTGCCAGGCAGCACCGATGCGACGATCGAAGTGGGTCCCGGCGCGGACGGCTTCCTGCTATCGGTCGACGACGATTTCCTGATCAAGATTATTGCCGGCACGGCCGAGGCGCTGCATCTGCGCAGGACCACCGAGCGCGTCGCGCTGATATCAGGCGAAGCGCTTCCGCCCTCTCTGGATACGGTCGCCGAATCGTGCCGGGCCATCGTGGCTGAGCTGCGTGCGCCCGGCTTTGGCGGCGCGACACTGATCTCTTCGCATCTGCTTCTGCTATGCCTGCAGCTCTGGCGGCTCAGCGCCTCGCATGACGAGCGTCACGAGGTTGCGGCGCGCGGCGGCGGTCCGGCGCTGGTTGGCAATTTCCTGCAAATGGTCGAACTGCATTACCGCGACGGCTGGCCGGTGGCGCGCTATGCGGACGCGCTCGGCGTCACGTCCGACAAGCTGCATGCGCATTGCCAGCGCGAGAAAA contains these protein-coding regions:
- a CDS encoding efflux RND transporter periplasmic adaptor subunit, producing the protein MSRSRTIRWALLIVAIAALGYLGWQRFQSGDHPAQAEAQKAAPARAAVPVRIATVEKADFPVYLTGLGTVQGFNTVVVRTRVDGQINRIAFQEGQVVREGDTLVEIDPRPFQSALDQAKAKKAQDEANLANASLDLQRYTKLGEFATRQQTDTQRSTVAQLTAQIQADAAMIETAQTQLDYATVKAPISGVVGLRQVDVGNIVNAATQTGIVTIAQIEPIAVIFTAPEDQLPDIKAALAASPPKTIALSTDGKRVLSTGTLALINNQVDTSSGTVRLKAVFDNKDHALWPGQSVSTRLLIATLKDATVIPDDAVQHGPDGLYAYLVNKENKAELRKIKVMRSIDGRSVVDDGLSPGEQVIAAGQFKVQPGTLVTTAVASSDQAKVPGE
- the exbB gene encoding tonB-system energizer ExbB, which codes for MNKMTLSRVTTLVMISALAMLSLAVPSSAQQGMAPPVAPTAQQAPAVSQSQPPAALPQAAAPQAAPSDAAATPAEREGKLLKAAAAELKELSPWSMFKSADVVVKAVMIGLAFASLVTWTIFIAKMLELTVVQRKVRSALAKIADARSLAEAQFALGARGSVLASFLAAAMREARLSAGISSDAGIKERAASSFAEIVRAEARRIRLGMGLLATIGATSPFVGLFGTVWGIMNSFIGISKSQTTNLAVVAPGIAEALLATAIGLVAAIPAVIIYNHFSRVTKGYMELVSRASGAAARLLSRDLDRTHVSSHSRTAAE
- the exbD gene encoding TonB system transport protein ExbD; protein product: MGASIAEHDHDDDSDFAESHEINVTPFIDVILVLLIIFMVAAPLSTVDLPIDLPTSTATPQKKPDKPTYVSIKPDLSIAIGEDLVKRIDLVRSLDAMPDSKDRHIFIRADRAVPYGELMVVLEILRSGGYSKIKLVALEGVPDAAAAQAAPAAP
- a CDS encoding energy transducer TonB; amino-acid sequence: MIGLDEHKPSRRLWIFAAVTALALHAGGAALAIAHLQAEVDADDAVGASAIEVGVELASANREDINLPPGPDTEAAVASPQLAEQEAEVKDTELPQDKPTDVDDADRAVTPNKSEKPKEEDTKLAAVQTQASPESAAQEAMATPNLDGRREDTAKAPKLGIGKSVELAKVAWEKKVVAHFKKFLMFPDGAKVKGAALKLELEFDRTGHVLSVSVAEGSGLSAYDEAALKMVRRADPVPKPPPLVADLGLTRTLPVTFKDAK
- a CDS encoding aldehyde dehydrogenase; its protein translation is MHEITLLLESKDVPASNGATFDRLNPVTGDVASRAAAAQIADAKRAADTAAAAFPAWSATGPNARRAILLKAADLLASKAPQFIELMAAETGATAGWAGFNVHLAAGMLREAAAMTTQIAGEVIPSDKPGCIAMAVRQPAGVVLSMAPWNAPVILGVRAIALPLACGNTVVLKASEICPGTHRLIAECLRDAGLPPGVLNVITNAPEDAPALIEMLIGHPAVRRVNFTGSTRVGRIIAQVAAKYLKPALLELGGKAPMIVLDDADIDAAVAAAAFGAFMNQGQICMSTERLVVDEKIADAFVTRLAAKAGSLVAADPRKGNAPLGSLIGTDAAARIQALINDAVSKGAKVVAGGRSEGTLMSATVIDGVNSSMRIYGEESFGPVVSVVRVNGVDEAVRVANDTEYGLSAAVFGRDIARAFEVAKRIDSGICHVNGPTVHDEAQMPFGGVKASGYGRFGGKAGIAEFTELRWITIETGPQHYPI
- a CDS encoding ABC transporter ATP-binding protein, with translation MLEVKNLSLAYGLHRALDGVALHVNSGEIVTILGANGAGKTSLLKAIAGVVRTLPGKQVSLGGRNISVLPPHDIVESGLALVPEGRGIFGDLTVKENLLLGANPKRAREGEAARREQVFSLFPRLRERAAQIARTMSGGEQQMLAIGRALMSNPDILLLDEPSLGLSPAMVQELFATLLRVREAGVGLLLVEQNAQESLRIADRGYVLENGIIVGHGSADHLKSDPAVQRAYLGGVPPATATPSS
- a CDS encoding ABC transporter ATP-binding protein, whose translation is MSQGTQTTVLEIDGLRRAFGGLVAVNDLGFSVGQGEIMGLLGPNGSGKTTALNLISGVLRPDAGTIRLMGQNIAGLASYRIARLGLARTFQLVRVLDGMDCHENIKAGLAFQRPHLPAAEAELRIDTLLDRVGLAGHGRRPAADLTYIDRKRLELARALAAKPRLLLLDEWLAGLNPSELAIGIDLIRSLKAEGITIVLVEHVMAAVRALCDRCIVMSSGRKIAEGATADVLSDAAVVKAYLGGVAADA
- a CDS encoding branched-chain amino acid ABC transporter permease, with translation MSARIAGFGFLSLAAIALLAFVPRLGNAYYLALAISLLQYTVLATAWGMFSGPTRYVSLATTAFFGVGAYTVAVLGEILPWPLVLLTAAALGAIVAAIVGLSTLRLSGVYFVIFTFGLTELIRQLVVWFEVNKSRVLGRYVFVNITQADIYWQLLVLTAAVFLLGWLIARSRLGFALRVIGEDETVAKHCGINTTFAKVALFTISATVMTLVGAIMAPRWTYIEPSIAFNSMISFQVLIMALLGGAHRLWGPVLGAVPLTLLFELLSARFPNTFTIILGCIFLLIVYMLPRGVAGLFEKLSTTSAGKTTQRVAA